In Cryptomeria japonica chromosome 10, Sugi_1.0, whole genome shotgun sequence, a genomic segment contains:
- the LOC131054950 gene encoding uncharacterized oxidoreductase At4g09670 produces the protein MAEEKVVRFGILGCAGIARKYVRAIGMTPSSSVYAVASRSVDKAKAFASANNLPPEVKTYGSYEQLLDDPCVDAVYIPLPTSLHLEWALKAVHKKKHILLEKPPALCVEDFDTIIEACSNNEVQFMDGTMWMHHPRTPKMKAFLQDPDLFGDLKSVHSSFSFAGSGKFFEEDIRVKPDLDAHGALGDVGWYCIRAILWANDYEMPQSVIAHPRPVLNEGGVITSCGATFSWQDGRVATFYCSFHSPLTMDLSVHGSKGILKLHDFVIPYEENSASFFSSTNTQFGEMDTVWGPRPNEHTVTVEFPQEIFMLQEFARLVNRIRNSGGKPDSQWSSISRKTQIVLNAIKTSIQEGLISVTL, from the exons ATGGCAGAAGAGAAAGTAGTTCGATTTGGAATTCTGGGATGTGCAGGTATAGCCAGAAAATATGTGAGAGCAATTGGGATGACGCCCAGTTCCTCAGTGTATGCAGTTGCCAGCAGATCAGTTGACAAGGCCAAGGCCTTTGCCTCTGCTAACAACTTACCTCCAGAAGTAAAGACATATGGAAGCTATGAACAGCTTTTGGATGATCCCTGTGTGGATGCAGTCTACATTCCCCTGCCTACATCCTTACATCTCGAATGGGCTCTCAAGGCTGTCCACAAGAAGAAACATATTCTTCTGGAGAAGCCCCCTGCACTTTGTGTTGAAGATTTTGACACCATCATAGAGGCCTGTAGTAATAATGAAGTCCAGTTCATGGATGGCACAATGTGGATGCACCACCCTAGAACTCCCAAAATGAAGGCGTTTCTTCAAGATCCAGACCTCTTTGGAGACCTTAAGTCG GTCCACAGTTCTTTCTCGTTTGCGGGTTCTGGTAAGTTCTTTGAAGAGGACATCCGGGTTAAGCCAGATTTGGATGCACATGGTGCATTGGGTGATGTTGGATGGTATTGCATTAGGGCAATTTTATGGGCTAATGATTATGAAATGCCTCAAAGTGTGATTGCACATCCCAGGCCTGTTTTGAATGAAGGTGGAGTGATTACATCTTGCGGGGCTACTTTCTCTTGGCAAGATGGAAGGGTAGCAACCTTTTATTGTTCATTTCACTCTCCTCTGACTATGGACTTAAGTGTCCATGGGTCTAAAGGAATTCTGAAGCTTCATGATTTTGTGATTCCCTATGAGGAGAACTCTGCATCATTCTTCTCCTCCACAAACACCCAGTTTGGAGAAATGGACACTGTTTGGGGCCCCAGACCCAATGAGCACACAGTTACAGTAGAGTTTCCTCAGGAAATTTTTATGCTTCAAGAATTTGCGAGGCTGGTTAACAGAATCCGAAATTCTGGAGGAAAGCCTGATTCTCAATGGTCCTCCATCAGCAGGAAAACACAGATAGTCCTGAATGCTATAAAAACATCTATACAGGAAGGCTTGATTTCTGTTACACTGTGA